The Tenacibaculum jejuense genome includes a window with the following:
- the trpS gene encoding tryptophan--tRNA ligase — protein MSRILTGVQSTGTPHLGNLLGAILPAIEMANQPENESFLFIADMHSLTQIKDGNQLRENTYSTAATWLACGIDVNKTVFYRQSDIPEVTELTWYLNCFFPYNRLKLAHSFKDKADRLEDVNSGLFTYPMLMAADILLYDAEIVPVGKDQLQHLEMTRDVAERLNNIVGETLVPPQAKIQEHTQLVPGVDGEKMSKSRDNVINIFLPDKKLRKQIMKIQTDSTPLEEPKNPDGDNVFALYKLLASDEQIAEMRANYEGGNYGYGHAKQALYELIIDKFADVRSKYNHYMENKNEIDEALAIGAEKARKVAQDVLQRVRAKVGY, from the coding sequence ATGTCTAGAATTTTAACTGGTGTACAAAGTACTGGTACGCCACATTTAGGAAATTTATTAGGTGCAATTTTACCAGCAATTGAAATGGCAAATCAACCAGAAAACGAGTCGTTTTTATTTATTGCAGATATGCACTCATTAACTCAAATTAAAGACGGAAATCAATTACGTGAAAACACATACAGTACAGCTGCTACTTGGTTAGCTTGTGGTATTGATGTGAATAAGACTGTATTTTATCGTCAAAGTGATATTCCTGAAGTAACAGAATTAACTTGGTATTTAAATTGTTTCTTTCCATACAACAGATTAAAACTTGCACATAGTTTTAAAGATAAAGCAGATCGTTTAGAAGATGTTAATTCTGGATTGTTTACTTATCCGATGTTAATGGCTGCTGATATTTTGTTATACGATGCTGAAATTGTTCCTGTAGGAAAAGATCAATTACAGCATTTAGAAATGACAAGAGATGTTGCCGAGAGACTAAATAATATTGTCGGAGAAACTTTAGTTCCGCCACAAGCAAAAATTCAAGAACATACACAGTTAGTTCCTGGAGTTGATGGTGAAAAAATGAGTAAATCTCGTGATAACGTCATTAATATCTTTTTACCAGACAAAAAGTTACGTAAGCAAATCATGAAAATTCAAACGGATAGCACTCCTTTAGAAGAACCTAAAAACCCTGATGGTGATAATGTTTTTGCTTTGTATAAATTATTAGCTTCTGATGAGCAAATTGCCGAGATGCGTGCAAATTATGAAGGTGGAAATTATGGTTATGGACATGCTAAACAAGCTTTATACGAATTGATTATCGATAAGTTTGCTGATGTGCGTTCAAAATACAATCACTACATGGAGAACAAAAATGAAATTGATGAAGCATTAGCAATTGGTGCTGAAAAAGCTAGAAAAGTGGCTCAAGATGTTTTACAACGTGTACGTGCAAAAGTAGGTTACTAA
- a CDS encoding S41 family peptidase — MNNFLTLSLLLLTYLSFAQEKCKCSRDLDFVITYYENNLPGFKDNVTSKTKATYNSLKTNLIDTAKKVSTKNDCYKLTLQYVEFFRDNHSSIYMQSQNIDENNEEELQEFLASEIYTSRETIPLEKVDQKQYPIDNILGIYEIKNAYTVAIIPSKTKLRDYVGVILDAKTKLWKKGQVKFELKKTTTPNEFLAISYLRNHAVRYDSRFALKEGVLGDYWFKTSLNSYVNHAIDIPSTYDFKTINDSISYLRIPTFSGKRTAKIDSLYKASFDKIKKQPYLIIDVRNNGGGSDDNVNPLLEFIYTNKIKTDNVELYITKDNIKIWESWYEDAKSDTVNFNKDRVKWFEKRVERMKKAKLNSYISVSKGGRMSRKFKPNAVKKVAILYNKNCASSCETLLFWAKQSKKTILVGENSGGYVGYGEVGAVKTPCYDFTLTCTSSRYKKQRAYEVIGIAPDFYLNNQKSWIDQTIDLLKE; from the coding sequence ATGAACAACTTTCTAACACTTTCTCTACTACTTTTAACATATCTTTCCTTCGCTCAAGAAAAATGTAAATGTTCTAGAGATTTAGATTTTGTAATTACTTATTATGAAAACAATCTTCCTGGATTTAAAGATAATGTTACCTCTAAAACAAAGGCAACCTACAATTCTTTAAAAACTAACCTAATTGATACAGCAAAGAAAGTCAGCACAAAAAATGATTGTTATAAATTAACATTACAATATGTAGAATTTTTTAGAGATAATCATTCTTCAATTTACATGCAAAGTCAAAATATCGATGAAAATAATGAAGAAGAATTACAAGAATTTTTAGCTTCAGAAATTTATACTTCAAGAGAAACAATTCCGTTAGAAAAAGTAGATCAAAAACAATATCCAATAGACAATATTCTTGGAATTTATGAGATTAAAAATGCATATACTGTTGCTATAATTCCTAGTAAAACTAAGTTAAGAGATTATGTTGGAGTCATACTTGATGCGAAAACAAAACTTTGGAAAAAAGGACAAGTAAAGTTTGAACTTAAAAAAACAACCACTCCAAATGAGTTTTTAGCAATTAGTTATTTAAGAAATCATGCTGTTAGATACGATAGTCGATTTGCTTTAAAAGAAGGTGTGTTAGGAGATTATTGGTTTAAAACATCTTTAAATTCTTATGTAAACCATGCAATTGATATTCCATCTACTTACGATTTTAAAACAATTAACGATAGTATTTCTTATTTACGAATTCCTACTTTTTCTGGTAAAAGAACTGCAAAAATCGATTCGCTATACAAAGCTTCTTTCGATAAAATTAAAAAGCAACCTTATTTAATTATTGATGTTCGTAATAATGGTGGAGGAAGTGATGATAACGTAAATCCACTTTTAGAATTTATCTACACGAATAAAATCAAAACTGATAATGTTGAGCTATATATTACAAAAGACAATATTAAAATTTGGGAAAGCTGGTATGAAGATGCAAAAAGTGATACGGTAAACTTTAATAAAGATCGAGTAAAATGGTTTGAAAAGAGAGTAGAACGAATGAAAAAAGCAAAGTTGAACTCTTATATTTCTGTATCGAAAGGAGGGCGAATGAGTAGGAAATTTAAGCCTAATGCTGTAAAAAAGGTTGCTATTTTATACAATAAAAATTGTGCTAGTTCTTGTGAAACTCTTTTATTCTGGGCAAAACAGAGTAAGAAAACGATTTTAGTTGGAGAAAACTCTGGCGGGTATGTTGGTTATGGTGAAGTTGGCGCTGTAAAAACTCCTTGTTACGATTTCACATTAACATGCACATCTAGTCGCTACAAAAAACAACGTGCTTATGAAGTGATTGGTATTGCTCCTGATTTCTATTTGAACAATCAAAAAAGCTGGATAGATCAAACTATTGATCTTTTGAAAGAATAA
- a CDS encoding c-type cytochrome encodes MLMLFSSALFSETTKEEPRFFCGTVNISKEQRAGRKLFNANCASCHRLGKPATGPALRGVKFDSLSLHKYLSSKKHQPTFPQLSIEQVNEILKYTKD; translated from the coding sequence ATGCTGATGCTTTTTTCTTCTGCTTTATTTTCTGAAACAACAAAAGAAGAACCAAGATTTTTTTGTGGAACAGTAAATATTTCTAAAGAACAAAGAGCAGGAAGAAAACTTTTTAATGCAAATTGTGCTTCTTGCCATAGGTTAGGTAAACCTGCTACAGGTCCAGCTTTAAGAGGTGTAAAGTTTGATTCACTTTCTTTACATAAATATTTGAGCTCTAAAAAACATCAACCTACTTTTCCACAGTTAAGTATTGAGCAAGTCAATGAAATTCTAAAGTATACTAAAGATTAA
- a CDS encoding DUF695 domain-containing protein, whose amino-acid sequence MSLLKKLFSKKEKEQAITSYQDFWDWFLLHEKTFHKVVASGDSNRLSKEFFDVIGPKLDQIKKGVFYLSGMLNDTTADLILTPDGNLKNFYLVEELVAASPKLPNWKFQAFKPNFGFNDSGIEMYNYKFSIENMYFYAENDQEYPDEISITIVHNDLSEENKSEIINGCYIFLDNYLGELKFATLIDVVHFKRKEEATQELVSLDKLDSFLTWREKEFVEKYEGLRRDTENDNYGSFETTLKNGSPFMAIMNTDLLNWDAKASHPWILRLKIPYDGAENNGFPNKDVYQLLNDFEDELMLSLKDEQGYLNIGRETGDNLREVYFACKDYKKPCKVTDQIIENYKGKLEVDYEMYKDKYWKYFNNYIQ is encoded by the coding sequence ATGAGTTTATTAAAAAAATTGTTTTCAAAAAAAGAAAAAGAACAAGCAATAACATCGTATCAAGATTTTTGGGATTGGTTTTTACTTCATGAAAAAACGTTTCATAAAGTAGTTGCTAGTGGAGATTCCAATAGACTTAGCAAGGAGTTCTTTGATGTTATTGGTCCAAAATTAGATCAAATTAAAAAAGGAGTTTTCTATTTATCAGGGATGCTCAATGATACTACTGCAGATTTAATTCTTACACCAGATGGAAACTTAAAAAACTTTTATTTGGTGGAAGAATTAGTTGCTGCAAGTCCTAAGCTACCTAATTGGAAATTTCAAGCATTTAAACCAAATTTTGGTTTTAACGATTCTGGAATAGAAATGTATAACTATAAATTCAGTATAGAAAATATGTATTTCTATGCTGAGAATGATCAAGAATATCCAGATGAAATTTCTATAACAATAGTTCATAATGATTTGTCAGAAGAAAATAAATCTGAAATAATCAACGGATGCTATATTTTTTTAGATAATTATTTAGGTGAGCTAAAATTTGCAACTTTAATAGATGTAGTTCATTTTAAAAGGAAAGAAGAAGCGACACAAGAATTGGTAAGTTTAGACAAGCTCGATAGTTTTTTAACTTGGAGAGAAAAAGAGTTTGTAGAAAAATATGAAGGCTTAAGAAGAGATACTGAAAACGATAATTACGGTAGTTTTGAAACTACGCTGAAAAATGGAAGTCCTTTTATGGCCATCATGAATACAGATCTTTTAAATTGGGATGCAAAAGCTTCTCATCCTTGGATCTTACGTTTGAAAATACCTTATGATGGTGCAGAAAATAACGGTTTCCCGAATAAAGATGTATACCAATTATTAAATGATTTTGAAGATGAATTAATGCTGTCTTTAAAAGATGAACAAGGATATTTAAATATTGGAAGAGAAACGGGAGATAATCTTAGAGAAGTATATTTTGCATGTAAAGATTATAAAAAACCATGTAAAGTCACAGATCAAATAATTGAAAATTATAAAGGGAAATTAGAAGTAGATTACGAGATGTATAAAGATAAATACTGGAAATATTTCAATAATTATATTCAATAA